Within the Solidesulfovibrio fructosivorans JJ] genome, the region GTTAAAAAGCGGTGGGAGGGGAAAATGGCCGGAAACGGAAACAGGAATCATCCCCAGCGGGGCAGCTCCATCGCCGTGGAGCCGATCAAGAGCTTGCGGGCAATCGCCACCATCAAGAAATTGCTGGCGGATAGTCCGCGCAACTACGCGCTTTTTGTGGTCGGGATCAACACGGCGCTTCGCGGCTGCGACCTGCTGTCGCTGACGGCCGGCGAGGTGCGCGCCATCCTGGCCGATCCGGACGGCGCGGCCAAACGTGAACGCAAAACCGGGAAGAAGCGGCGGTTGACCGCCAACGGCGCGGTGCGCAAGGCGCTGCTCGGACTTTTGGCCACGCGGGACTTCGCGGACGAGGATCAGGTCTTCCAGGGCCAGCGCGGGCCGATCACCAAGCAGTACCTGTGGGCCCTGGTCAAGGGCTGGTGCGGGGCCATCAACCTGCCCGGACATTACGGCGCGCACACCTTGCGCAAGACCTGGGGCTATCACCAGCGCGTGACTTACGGCGTGGATATCCCCACGCTGATGGCGATTTTCGGCCACGCCACCCAGCGCCAAACCCTGGCATACCTGTGCATCCAACCCGAAGAAATCCGATCGGTCTACGCCAACGAGCTGTAGCTGCGGCGACAACGTCGCCAGCGGGGCGCTTCGTCTTTGAGTAGCCGGCGTGCGGTGCGGGCCATGCCGCCAGGCGCGCAGACCAGCAGCTCACGTCCGGGACTTGCGCCAGGCCGCCTTGAGCCAGGCATCCTTCGGGCCGCCGGGATAGCCGTGCATAGCCTGGGCCAGTTTCTCCGGGGAAAGCGCATCACGCCAGGTCTCGAACTGTGCCTGCTCGGCCTTGCGCCAGGCCACGGCCACGGCCCTAGCTTCCTCTTCGGCATCCCGGGCCGCCTGTTCCTCGGGCGAAACATACCCTTTTGGACGACGGTAATAGCCGGTGCGGGCCAGGGAACGGAAAACCCAGGCACATGGGTCGAGCACAGGCTGGCCCTCTTTGTCGCGCATGGCTCCCTGGGCCAGCTCCCATTCGGCATGATCAAGGCTTCCCACCACCTTGTCGACGGGTTTGCCAAGCTCGGCCAATGACGCGGTGATCTGTTCGAATTGTTCCCGGTCAAAACCTGCCCGGTGCAGATTGGGCCAAGTCATCGCGATACGCTCTGAAGAGATAGATAGATTTTCTATCTTTCTATCTTCCTTATTTATGGTCGGATCACCTGTCGGCTCAGGCGCCTTCACTGGCGCCATGGTTGGGACATCCTTCGGCTCATGCGTTGGATCAGGTGTCAGGTCAAGTGTCGGGTCATGCTGCTTAAATGCTTGGCAACGGGAGTGGACCAGAAACAGGCGCAGTCCCTGGCACACGCCGTGGCGGTAGGTCTCCTTGCGGAAAAAGCCCAGTTCGGCGAACTCGGCAAAATACCTTTTTACTGAAATTTCGGTGAGTTGAAGTGCTCTCGCCACGGAATGACGGTTGAGGATATAATCATCCCCGTCCGGTTCGTTGTCGATGATAAAATGGAGGAAGCGCCGCTTGTTCTCGGCCAGGCTTCGAATGATCTGTTTCATCCCGAGCGTATCAGCCGGAGACCTAGTAGGGACACCTCTCGGCTCAACGGTCGGATCATATTTAGGGGTTGGATCAAGAGTTGGTGCATGCGTCAGCTCATGATCCGACAGGGGTCCCAACTCCTGTCCCGACAGCGGTCGGGTCACCGGTCCCGACAGGGGTGCCGACACCTGATCCGACACTTGAGCCGGCAAATGATCCGACAGATGAACTGAAGTATGATCCGACTCATCTGGGCACGCCTGGGCCGGAGCAGCCTCCGGCTCCGGGCGCTTGGTGGGGAAAACGCTGATCTTGTCGGCCATGCGCGCGGCCTCGGCAAGACTGAGCCGGCCATCCGCCGACTTCTTGAGCGTATCGAAGATAGAGCGTCTGTGTTTGGGTTTGACGTCGGGCATGGCTTCCCCTGGGGCGCTCATTCAGGGCTTTCGAGGATAAGCCG harbors:
- a CDS encoding protein-tyrosine phosphatase family protein, which produces MPDVKPKHRRSIFDTLKKSADGRLSLAEAARMADKISVFPTKRPEPEAAPAQACPDESDHTSVHLSDHLPAQVSDQVSAPLSGPVTRPLSGQELGPLSDHELTHAPTLDPTPKYDPTVEPRGVPTRSPADTLGMKQIIRSLAENKRRFLHFIIDNEPDGDDYILNRHSVARALQLTEISVKRYFAEFAELGFFRKETYRHGVCQGLRLFLVHSRCQAFKQHDPTLDLTPDPTHEPKDVPTMAPVKAPEPTGDPTINKEDRKIENLSISSERIAMTWPNLHRAGFDREQFEQITASLAELGKPVDKVVGSLDHAEWELAQGAMRDKEGQPVLDPCAWVFRSLARTGYYRRPKGYVSPEEQAARDAEEEARAVAVAWRKAEQAQFETWRDALSPEKLAQAMHGYPGGPKDAWLKAAWRKSRT
- a CDS encoding tyrosine-type recombinase/integrase, with translation MAGNGNRNHPQRGSSIAVEPIKSLRAIATIKKLLADSPRNYALFVVGINTALRGCDLLSLTAGEVRAILADPDGAAKRERKTGKKRRLTANGAVRKALLGLLATRDFADEDQVFQGQRGPITKQYLWALVKGWCGAINLPGHYGAHTLRKTWGYHQRVTYGVDIPTLMAIFGHATQRQTLAYLCIQPEEIRSVYANEL